One window of the Spea bombifrons isolate aSpeBom1 chromosome 8, aSpeBom1.2.pri, whole genome shotgun sequence genome contains the following:
- the NOVA2 gene encoding RNA-binding protein Nova-2, translating to MMAGGSLHQNASYPPSQHQQTPQMEAETTDSRKRPLETPTEATSTKRSNTAEEGELFLKVLIPSYAAGSIIGKGGQTIVQLQRETGATIKLSKSKDFYPGTTERVCLVQGPAEALLSVHSFIADKIREVPQGAAKTDIGVLMPPQTTVNVERAKQAKLIVPNTTAGLIIGKGGATVRSIMEESGAWVQLSQKPAGPNLHERVVTVSGEASQVQSAVRSIINKAKEDPPQGNAHLNISYTNSQGPVANSNPTGSPYAGGTAEPTLSPFPVASPAPPAITGGDLLAISTALNTLASYGYSTGLGFNPLVGSVHPAAVSLLTSYGSEAAPSLGLGGGGILMDKLAAESVAGKETLEMAVPETLVGAILGKGGKTLVEYQELTGARIQISKKGEFVPGTRSRKVTITGPPGATQAAQYLIGQRVAYEQGVRSSNPQKVG from the exons ATGATGGCTGGTGGATCCCTCCACCAGAATGCTTCTTATCCACCTTCACAACATCAACAAACCCCACAGATGGAGGCAGAAACCACCGACTCCAGGAAAAGACCCTTAGAGACCCCAACAGAGGCTACCAGTACCAAGAGGTCCAACACAGCAG AAGAAGGTGAGCTTTTCCTCAAGGTTCTGATCCCCAGCTATGCCGCCGGTTCCATAATCGGGAAGGGTGGTCAGACCATTGTCCAACTGCAGAGAGAGACGGGGGCCACCATCAAGCTGTCCAAGTCAAAGGACTTCTACCCAG GCACAACAGAGAGGGTATGTCTGGTGCAAGGACCAGCTGAGGCTCTGCTATCTGTGCACAGCTTTATTGCAGACAAAATACGGGAGGTGCCACAAGGAGCAGCCAAAACAGACATTGGGGtccttatgcccccccagacCACCGTCAATGTGGAGCGTGCCAAAcag GCCAAGCTGATCGTTCCAAACACAACAGCTGGGCTGATCATTGGCAAGGGTGGTGCCACTGTTCGAAGCATCATGGAAGAATCAGGGGCCTGGGTACAGCTTTCACAGAAGCCAGCAGGGCCCAATCTCCATGAACGTGTTGTGACAGTGAGTGGGGAAGCCAGTCAGGTCCAAAGCGCCGTGCGCAGCATTATCAACAAGGCCAAAGAGGATCCCCCGCAAGGAAATGCCCACCTCAACATCAGCTACACTAACTCGCAAGGTCCCGTGGCCAATTCCAACCCCACAGGCTCACCTTACGCTGGTGGAACAGCAGAGCCAACTCTTTCACCTTTCCCAGTCGCATCTCCGGCTCCACCAGCCATCACTGGAGGAGATCTCTTGGCAATTTCCACTGCCCTCAACACCCTGGCAAGCTATGGTTACAGCACAGGCTTGGGCTTCAACCCACTGGTAGGGAGTGTACACCCTGCTGCCGTGAGCCTGCTTACATCCTACGGTAGTGAGGCAGCACCATCTCTGGGGCTGGGAGGTGGAGGTATTCTGATGGATAAACTGGCAGCAGAGAGTGTAGCAGGCAAGGAGACATTAGAGATGGCAGTCCCAGAGACTTTGGTAGGTGCTATCCTGGGCAAGGGTGGGAAAACTTTGGTTGAGTATCAAGAGCTGACGGGAGCTCGCATTCAGATATCAAAGAAGGGGGAGTTTGTGCCAGGTACAAGAAGCCGGAAGGTGACTATCACAGGACCACCAGGAGCCACGCAGGCGGCACAGTATTTGATTGGTCAGCGTGTGGCTTATGAGCAGGGGGTAAGGTCCAGCAACCCTCAAAAAGTGGGCTAA